One genomic window of Anthonomus grandis grandis chromosome 3, icAntGran1.3, whole genome shotgun sequence includes the following:
- the LOC126734490 gene encoding zinc finger protein 184-like, which translates to MDPINSHDKSCLCQTCQNSYSGLDVLINVIEQQQNDSQNTYSSSNTYIDDHHFQALEAQSLEYGHNNIELQNATSQDQLHSNNNQNSSFLYHDNNVPSVMQTQSMFPVSNPYTYYPEPTQYMPSTSTANYFMDNVSFPDQNQKRPHSSDSSSSCTSDTVLPIMLSHMSDPECQPSTSTSPSSKSRKGKKICQWCHKVFNHTGDYTKHVRTHTKEKPYPCPQCGKTFPHTSNLHRHVKTHSDQRPHKCEFCGKEFIRKDKLKFHKECCSRRRKSE; encoded by the coding sequence ATGGATCCGATAAACTCGCATGATAAATCCTGTTTATGTCAGACTTGTCAAAACTCATATTCTGGCTTAGATGTTCTGATTAACGTAATAGAGCAGCAGCAAAATGATTCTCAAAACACTTATTCCTCTTCAAATACTTATATAGATGATCATCATTTTCAAGCGCTAGAAGCTCAATCACTAGAATATGGTCACAATAACATTGAACTACAAAATGCAACGTCTCAAGATCAATTACATTCTAATAACAACCAGAATTCTTCGTTTCTTTACCATGATAATAATGTACCATCGGTTATGCAGACTCAATCAATGTTTCCAGTTTCTAACCCTTATACTTATTATCCAGAACCGACTCAATACATGCCCTCGACAAGTACAGCCAATTACTTTATGGACAATGTTTCTTTTCCTGACCAAAATCAAAAGCGGCCACATAGTTCAGATTCTAGTTCCAGTTGCACTAGTGATACAGTATTACCTATCATGTTATCCCATATGTCAGATCCTGAATGCCAACCCTCAACTTCTACAAGTCCCTCATCAAAatcaagaaaaggtaaaaaaatatgtcagtGGTGCCATAAAGTATTCAATCACACCGGTGACTACACTAAACACGTTAGAACACACACAAAGGAAAAACCGTATCCGTGCCCGCAATGTGGTAAAACATTTCCTCACACATCAAACTTACATCGGCATGTGAAGACTCATAGTGACCAACGACCTCACAAATGTGAGTTTTGTGGCAAGGAATTTATTAGAAAAGATAAATTAAAGTTTCATAAAGAATGTTGCAGTAGAAGACGGAAAAGCGAATaa